In Hymenobacter sublimis, a single genomic region encodes these proteins:
- a CDS encoding CRISPR-associated endoribonuclease Cas6 has product MPTLKGAFHRWLGHNDELHNGLSLYSLSWLRGGQAGRNGLQYRNGAHWSISAHDPQLIHQLVGGVIREPDLGLGLTVRDARLITPPQFQDGEQWLRVLSPVFVKWEVEAGKPADHLTYEDPRADELLTATLRHKLRQAGLDDTGAAVRFDRHYAGAKTKLFRYKAVQCRASQCPVIVTGTAEQIRFAWCVGVGHSTGLGCGALE; this is encoded by the coding sequence TTGCCTACGCTTAAGGGCGCGTTTCACCGGTGGCTAGGTCATAATGACGAACTGCACAATGGCCTCTCCCTTTATTCCCTGTCGTGGCTGCGCGGTGGCCAAGCCGGGCGCAACGGCTTACAGTATCGAAACGGTGCCCATTGGTCTATTTCCGCCCACGACCCGCAGCTGATTCATCAACTTGTCGGCGGTGTCATCCGGGAGCCGGACTTGGGCCTGGGCCTCACCGTCCGCGACGCGCGCCTCATTACGCCACCCCAGTTCCAAGATGGCGAGCAGTGGTTGCGGGTGCTGAGTCCCGTGTTTGTAAAGTGGGAGGTTGAAGCCGGCAAACCCGCTGACCACCTCACGTACGAAGACCCGCGCGCCGACGAGTTGCTCACGGCCACCCTGCGCCACAAGCTCCGTCAAGCCGGCCTCGACGACACCGGTGCCGCCGTCCGCTTCGACCGGCACTATGCTGGGGCTAAAACCAAGCTTTTCCGTTATAAGGCCGTGCAGTGCCGCGCCAGTCAGTGCCCCGTCATCGTAACCGGCACCGCTGAGCAAATCCGCTTTGCCTGGTGCGTGGGCGTAGGCCATAGCACGGGGCTGGGGTGCGGGGCGCTGGAATAG
- the cas3 gene encoding CRISPR-associated helicase Cas3', translating to MSASVTALRAKSPENGGLLLADHLLHVAEAAEAIAHGRNLNPELARLGGLLHDIGKAHPEFQRRLTAKRTPADKPFRHELASLFFLPLLPQIQWEPLFDMLVAHHKSLARDSSGYGLYDFDQMGENFEKTHLDAPAQRWEEWSGPALAVLTEVGIATKPISRAEALTAFEWCTERAYALIEGRVLGWSPWKGLLVAADHLASALQQRTTLALPRLFRSPDLAPFAGTHPLYPLSTKQTTDEGKPHTLVTAPTGAGKTNYLLRRCRGRVFYTLPFQASINAMWRRIGEALQEQEVDVRLLHGSSRVVAYQAKEEEKALQDKVGAAVKVLTPHQLMGIVFATRGYESLLLDLQGADVILDEIHTYGALTQAILFRLVEALHGIGCRVHVGTATMPTALYDQVLALLGGPEATRITTLTEEELDTYDRHTVHKLPDWDATRAVLAEQLQAGAKVLIVRNRVKDAQQLYHDLQELYPDTPKMLLHSRYRRMDRAELENQLKKEFDEQPGPCIVVATQVVEVSLDISFDCMLTDTAPVDALVQRFGRVNRRRLEPAQRKLQPVYVVAPPTTKTAARPYDVDVLQRTYDLLPDQGIVLRERDLAGLIDAVYPTVELTSLDGFARFRNGQFLLPLLTHEPKSVLLDLLEIDSVTGVWLRDYEAYSQASPDERPRFEIPLNYRDAQRAKLRQHPHGNNPYLIDEQAYSPETGLHMERLLAETGYEFL from the coding sequence ATGAGTGCATCTGTTACTGCGCTGCGGGCTAAAAGTCCCGAAAATGGCGGTTTGCTGCTCGCCGACCATCTGCTTCACGTAGCCGAAGCCGCCGAAGCCATTGCACATGGCCGAAATCTTAATCCGGAACTGGCTCGGCTTGGGGGCTTGCTACATGACATTGGCAAAGCTCATCCTGAGTTTCAGCGCCGCCTAACTGCTAAGCGTACCCCGGCCGACAAACCTTTTCGGCACGAGTTGGCGTCGTTATTCTTCCTGCCCCTATTGCCTCAGATACAATGGGAGCCGCTATTTGACATGTTGGTAGCGCACCATAAATCATTGGCTCGCGACTCATCAGGCTATGGCTTGTATGATTTCGACCAGATGGGCGAGAACTTTGAGAAAACGCATCTGGACGCGCCAGCCCAGCGGTGGGAAGAATGGTCGGGGCCGGCGTTGGCGGTCCTGACGGAAGTAGGAATAGCCACAAAACCCATCAGCCGAGCAGAAGCCTTAACAGCATTTGAATGGTGTACGGAGCGCGCCTACGCGCTGATTGAAGGCCGGGTACTGGGCTGGTCGCCGTGGAAAGGACTACTGGTGGCAGCTGACCATCTGGCCTCAGCCCTGCAGCAGCGCACCACACTGGCTCTGCCACGCTTATTCCGCTCGCCCGATTTGGCGCCCTTTGCTGGGACGCATCCGCTTTATCCCTTATCAACCAAGCAAACTACCGACGAGGGCAAGCCACACACGCTGGTAACGGCGCCTACCGGCGCAGGCAAGACAAACTACCTGCTGCGCCGTTGCCGGGGACGGGTGTTTTATACGTTGCCGTTTCAGGCTTCTATCAATGCCATGTGGCGCCGCATTGGGGAAGCGTTGCAGGAGCAGGAAGTAGATGTGCGGCTACTACACGGCTCGTCGCGGGTAGTAGCATACCAAGCTAAAGAGGAAGAAAAAGCCCTGCAGGACAAAGTAGGGGCAGCTGTGAAGGTGCTTACGCCGCACCAGCTGATGGGCATCGTGTTTGCCACGCGAGGCTATGAGAGTTTACTGCTTGACTTGCAAGGCGCTGATGTTATCCTGGACGAGATTCACACTTACGGCGCCCTTACCCAAGCCATTCTGTTCCGGTTGGTGGAGGCGCTACACGGTATCGGCTGCCGGGTCCACGTAGGCACGGCTACCATGCCCACAGCTCTTTACGACCAGGTACTAGCGCTGCTTGGTGGGCCGGAGGCCACGCGCATCACCACCCTTACCGAAGAAGAGCTGGACACCTATGACCGCCACACTGTGCACAAGCTACCCGATTGGGACGCAACTCGCGCCGTGCTGGCGGAGCAGTTGCAGGCCGGCGCTAAGGTGCTAATTGTGCGTAACCGGGTAAAGGACGCCCAACAGCTTTACCACGACTTGCAGGAGCTATACCCGGACACGCCCAAGATGCTGCTCCACAGTCGGTATCGTCGGATGGACCGGGCCGAGCTTGAAAATCAATTAAAAAAGGAGTTTGACGAGCAGCCGGGCCCTTGTATCGTGGTAGCCACGCAGGTAGTGGAAGTAAGCCTGGATATCAGCTTTGATTGCATGCTGACCGATACGGCCCCTGTTGATGCCTTGGTCCAGCGTTTCGGGCGCGTAAACCGCCGTCGGCTGGAGCCGGCGCAACGTAAGCTGCAACCTGTGTACGTAGTGGCCCCACCCACGACCAAAACGGCTGCCCGACCCTATGACGTGGACGTACTGCAACGCACCTACGACCTGCTACCCGACCAAGGCATTGTATTGCGCGAGCGGGACTTGGCCGGCTTGATTGATGCCGTGTACCCCACAGTAGAACTGACCTCGCTGGACGGCTTCGCCCGCTTTCGTAATGGCCAGTTTTTGTTGCCGCTGCTCACCCACGAACCGAAGTCGGTGCTGCTGGATTTGCTGGAAATTGATTCAGTTACGGGCGTGTGGCTGCGAGACTACGAAGCTTATTCACAGGCCTCGCCCGACGAGCGGCCCCGCTTTGAAATTCCGCTGAACTACCGGGATGCTCAACGAGCCAAACTGCGCCAGCACCCGCACGGCAACAATCCCTATCTGATTGATGAGCAAGCCTACTCACCCGAAACAGGCCTGCACATGGAGCGGCTGCTAGCCGAAACCGGCTATGAATTCCTTTAA
- a CDS encoding CRISPR-associated protein Cas7, translated as MNSFLYLRGLKSASHTVFGVSQGQKYYYDPQFSTRMPYSSGQQVKRSVLEVFLAELGLSPAPVTFVSNLDKNGKLGEGEPWSACDPRHPDQLVGGWMRAQKGGDNRTLKRRSPLSISAMRPLHPLLAGMSSENITFDRSDRPTLHKVIVRDADNKELSEEELAALLKGTDRSVLRKWIPENTRASGLFVYDVAVDMRTLFCVSTNDTEPEVTPAIREALQATGWQPGVNSFGPCLVCPPEQREKLIPALAKALLDWRILTNQSRTFDLMKTLAVAVSDNANAIGAAIRAKLVPESEGSERPKARPVLEQVNGVDLFITPSAAEYVFTEEERADALSDAEQEIARRLRAFSYEQQV; from the coding sequence ATGAATTCTTTTCTCTACCTCCGGGGCCTCAAGTCTGCTTCGCACACTGTGTTTGGCGTCAGCCAGGGACAGAAATATTACTACGACCCGCAATTTTCTACCCGAATGCCTTATTCCAGCGGCCAACAGGTGAAACGCTCGGTGCTGGAAGTATTTTTAGCGGAATTAGGCCTGTCGCCCGCACCCGTTACGTTCGTGTCCAACCTCGATAAGAACGGCAAGCTTGGCGAAGGTGAACCGTGGTCGGCATGCGACCCGCGGCACCCTGACCAACTCGTTGGCGGCTGGATGCGAGCCCAAAAAGGTGGTGACAACCGCACGTTGAAAAGGCGTAGCCCACTTTCTATCTCGGCCATGCGCCCCCTGCATCCTTTGCTAGCCGGCATGAGCAGCGAGAACATCACGTTTGACCGCAGCGACCGGCCTACTCTACACAAGGTCATTGTGCGGGACGCCGATAATAAGGAGTTAAGCGAGGAAGAACTAGCTGCTTTGTTAAAAGGTACCGACCGGAGCGTGTTGCGGAAGTGGATTCCTGAAAATACCCGCGCCAGTGGCCTATTCGTGTATGATGTAGCCGTGGACATGCGCACCCTGTTTTGCGTGTCGACCAACGACACGGAGCCGGAAGTGACGCCCGCCATTCGCGAAGCCCTGCAAGCTACTGGGTGGCAACCGGGCGTGAATTCCTTCGGACCGTGCCTAGTGTGCCCGCCGGAGCAGCGCGAGAAGCTAATTCCCGCTCTGGCTAAAGCCCTGCTCGACTGGCGCATTCTCACCAACCAAAGTCGCACGTTTGATTTGATGAAGACGTTGGCCGTTGCCGTTTCCGACAACGCCAACGCCATCGGGGCCGCCATCCGGGCGAAGCTGGTACCCGAATCAGAAGGCAGCGAGCGGCCGAAAGCTCGCCCTGTGCTCGAACAAGTAAATGGCGTGGACTTGTTTATTACGCCTAGCGCCGCCGAATACGTCTTTACGGAAGAAGAACGCGCCGATGCGCTATCTGACGCCGAGCAAGAAATAGCACGCCGGCTGCGGGCATTCAGCTACGAGCAGCAAGTATAA
- the cas4 gene encoding CRISPR-associated protein Cas4, which yields MRTITATHVKYYHVCHRKLWLFDRDLWMEHTSEAVAGGELLHQTAYPQRAERYKEVSIGGSKIDFYDPHRRVIHEIKTSQKLEESHIAQLKYYLWLLEEAGVEGPTALLEYPKLRQTLAVALTPADRADIPQWLTRIQQLQSDNTPCPPTINKPFCRQCSYYEFCYVGE from the coding sequence ATGCGCACCATCACCGCCACCCACGTCAAGTACTACCACGTCTGCCACCGCAAACTGTGGCTGTTCGACCGTGATTTGTGGATGGAGCATACCTCCGAGGCCGTAGCGGGCGGCGAGCTATTACACCAGACAGCTTACCCACAGCGGGCTGAGCGGTATAAGGAAGTCAGTATTGGCGGCAGCAAGATTGATTTCTATGATCCGCATCGGCGTGTTATTCACGAAATCAAAACATCGCAGAAGCTAGAAGAATCACACATTGCTCAACTCAAGTACTATCTCTGGCTGCTGGAGGAAGCCGGCGTGGAAGGCCCTACGGCCCTATTGGAATACCCGAAGCTTCGTCAAACGCTGGCCGTTGCTCTCACCCCTGCTGACCGGGCAGATATTCCGCAATGGCTAACTCGTATTCAGCAGCTGCAATCCGATAACACGCCTTGTCCGCCTACTATCAATAAGCCTTTCTGCCGACAGTGTAGTTACTACGAGTTTTGCTATGTGGGCGAGTGA
- the cas1b gene encoding type I-B CRISPR-associated endonuclease Cas1b has protein sequence MRKTYYLFNPGRLSRKDNTLQYTAYDEQGLPGQVKYLPIMDVADLYVFGSLDANSSLYNFLGKNGVSVHFFDYYEHYTGSFMAKEYLLAGKLQVQQTQHYTSKTKRIALARKFVEGSAFNLLKNLRYYQSRGRDVAAHIDQIEGYVAALPFANAVPELMGLEGNIRQTYYSGFDRLVPTDYAFGTRTTQPPQNELNALMSFGNMLCYSACLSQIYHTQLNPTISFLHEPGTRRFSLALDLAEIFKPLLVDRLIFRVLNKREIRPNDFVQDLGRCVLKEPAKKTVVRVFEERLKETIQHRSLKRSVSYQHLIKLECYKLTKHLMQMEEYKPFKAWW, from the coding sequence ATGAGGAAGACATACTATCTGTTCAATCCTGGCCGGTTGAGCCGGAAGGACAATACTTTACAATACACCGCTTACGATGAGCAAGGCTTACCCGGACAAGTGAAGTATTTGCCCATAATGGATGTGGCAGATCTCTACGTGTTCGGTTCACTCGATGCTAACTCCAGCCTCTACAACTTCCTAGGTAAGAACGGCGTCTCAGTGCACTTTTTCGACTACTACGAGCACTATACCGGTTCGTTCATGGCCAAGGAGTACCTGCTGGCAGGCAAGCTTCAGGTGCAGCAAACTCAACATTACACGTCTAAAACCAAGCGCATTGCTCTCGCCCGCAAGTTTGTGGAGGGTTCCGCGTTCAATCTACTCAAGAACCTACGTTATTACCAGAGCCGCGGCCGGGACGTAGCCGCTCACATCGATCAGATAGAGGGCTACGTGGCTGCCCTACCGTTCGCCAATGCCGTACCTGAGCTCATGGGGCTGGAAGGCAACATTCGTCAGACCTACTACAGCGGCTTCGACCGGCTGGTACCTACCGATTACGCTTTCGGCACGCGTACCACTCAACCGCCTCAAAACGAACTTAACGCACTTATGTCGTTTGGCAACATGCTCTGCTACTCGGCCTGTCTTTCGCAGATCTATCATACGCAGCTCAACCCTACCATTAGCTTTTTGCACGAGCCTGGTACTCGCCGGTTCTCGCTGGCCTTAGATCTTGCTGAGATTTTCAAGCCCCTGCTAGTAGATCGTCTGATTTTCCGGGTACTCAACAAGCGAGAAATTCGCCCCAATGATTTTGTGCAGGACCTAGGCCGCTGCGTACTGAAAGAACCCGCGAAGAAAACTGTGGTACGCGTTTTTGAAGAGCGCCTGAAGGAAACAATTCAACACCGTAGCCTCAAGCGTAGCGTCAGTTACCAGCACTTAATCAAGCTTGAGTGCTACAAGCTCACTAAGCACTTAATGCAGATGGAAGAATACAAACCCTTTAAAGCGTGGTGGTAA
- the cas2 gene encoding CRISPR-associated endonuclease Cas2 — MYVLLVYDIREKRVGKMLKLCRRYLNWIQNSVFEGEITEVKLKELLAKAHNFLDTDEDSVLIFKSRSQQWLEKQVVGQEKNKLDTFL; from the coding sequence ATGTATGTATTGCTGGTATATGATATCCGCGAGAAGCGCGTGGGCAAAATGCTCAAACTCTGTCGTCGCTACCTAAATTGGATTCAAAACTCGGTTTTCGAGGGCGAAATAACCGAAGTAAAACTTAAGGAGTTACTGGCCAAAGCCCATAACTTCCTAGATACTGACGAAGACAGCGTATTAATTTTCAAAAGTCGTAGTCAGCAGTGGCTGGAAAAGCAGGTAGTGGGCCAGGAAAAGAACAAGTTGGACACGTTTTTATAA
- the uvrA gene encoding excinuclease ABC subunit UvrA, which yields MPKQDSLPTPPTFTGYVQVRGAREHNLKNVDVQIPRDALVVFTGVSGSGKSSLAFGTLYAEAQRRYLESVSPYARRLFHQMAVPEVDAIEGLPPAVALQQQRGTPTTRSSVGSVTTLSNLVRMLYSRAGDYPAGQPIVYAEGFSPNTPEGACPTCHGLGRIYEVTEQSMVPDPSLTIRERAIAAWPQAWGGQNQRDILVTLGYDVDRPWQELPQEQRDWILFTEEQPVVPVYPGYSPQETQRALKRREPPNYMGTFSSAKRHVLHTFATTQSPLMKKRALQYMLSTECPTCQGKRLRPESLAVKFAGLDIADMSGLPLKRVAELLRPFAEGKAARQPHDAAHPEQVIVAQRIAADLCARLTVLLDLGLGYLALERSTPTLSPGELQRLRLATQLYSNLFGVVYVLDEPSAGLHPSDTEALLKALKSLKQAGNSLFVVEHNLDVIRQADWLVDVGPAAGEQGGEILYSGAPAGLADVAASQTRRFLFEAGAKAVTREPRSPAGWLRLQGVTRNNLQQLEVAFPLGVFTTVTGVSGSGKSSLVSQVLVELVAEELGMKNPESGVENEDSDEYSSFLTSLSSVTEGKIVGGMEQIKRLVRVDQKPIGRTPRSNMATYTGLFDHVRKLFAATPAARKRRYDAGRFSFNVAKGRCENCQGEGFVMVELLFLPSVYAPCPVCHGARYNAKTLEITYRDKNIAEVLGLTVDDAWAFFEEEPTVQRALTVLREVGLGYLRLGQPATELSGGEAQRIKLATELQRAQRGNSLYILDEPTTGLHPSDVEKLLTQLDGLVEAGNTVIVVEHDMRVVAASDWVLDIGPGAGDEGGQVVAAGTPTDVITSKQNRTAPHLARFIQGRT from the coding sequence ATGCCCAAACAGGATTCTTTGCCTACCCCTCCAACCTTTACTGGCTACGTGCAGGTGCGCGGGGCGCGGGAACACAACCTCAAAAACGTCGACGTCCAGATTCCGCGCGATGCGCTGGTGGTGTTTACTGGCGTGTCGGGCTCGGGTAAGTCTTCCCTGGCCTTCGGGACGCTCTACGCCGAGGCCCAGCGCCGCTACCTGGAGTCGGTGTCGCCGTACGCGCGCCGGCTGTTTCACCAGATGGCGGTGCCCGAGGTAGATGCCATTGAAGGCCTGCCCCCGGCCGTGGCCCTGCAGCAGCAGCGCGGCACGCCTACCACCCGCTCCTCGGTGGGTAGCGTCACCACGCTTTCTAACCTAGTGCGCATGCTCTACTCCCGGGCCGGCGACTACCCCGCCGGGCAGCCCATTGTGTACGCCGAAGGCTTTTCGCCCAATACTCCCGAGGGCGCCTGCCCTACCTGCCACGGCCTGGGTCGCATCTATGAGGTAACGGAACAAAGCATGGTGCCCGACCCTTCCCTCACCATCCGGGAGCGGGCCATTGCGGCCTGGCCCCAGGCCTGGGGCGGCCAAAACCAGCGCGACATCCTCGTGACTTTGGGCTACGACGTGGACCGGCCTTGGCAGGAGCTGCCCCAGGAGCAGCGCGACTGGATTCTGTTCACCGAGGAGCAGCCCGTGGTGCCGGTTTACCCCGGCTATTCGCCCCAGGAAACCCAACGGGCCCTCAAGCGCCGGGAGCCCCCGAACTACATGGGCACTTTTAGCAGTGCCAAACGCCACGTGCTGCACACCTTCGCCACCACCCAGAGCCCCCTCATGAAAAAGCGGGCCCTGCAGTACATGCTCAGCACCGAATGCCCCACCTGCCAGGGCAAGCGCCTGCGGCCCGAGTCTCTGGCCGTAAAATTCGCGGGTCTGGATATTGCCGACATGTCAGGGTTGCCGCTGAAGCGGGTGGCCGAGCTGCTGCGGCCCTTCGCTGAGGGCAAGGCCGCGCGCCAGCCCCACGATGCGGCCCATCCGGAGCAGGTTATCGTGGCCCAACGCATTGCCGCCGACCTGTGCGCCCGCCTGACGGTGCTGCTGGACCTGGGCCTGGGCTACCTGGCCCTGGAGCGGAGCACGCCCACCCTGTCGCCGGGGGAGCTGCAGCGCCTGCGGCTAGCTACCCAGCTGTATTCCAACTTGTTTGGGGTAGTGTACGTGCTCGATGAGCCCTCGGCGGGCCTGCACCCCTCTGACACGGAAGCCCTGCTCAAAGCCCTGAAAAGCTTAAAGCAGGCCGGCAATTCCCTGTTCGTGGTAGAGCACAACCTAGACGTTATCCGCCAGGCCGACTGGCTGGTAGACGTGGGCCCCGCCGCCGGGGAGCAGGGCGGGGAAATCCTATACAGCGGTGCGCCGGCTGGTTTGGCTGATGTTGCTGCCTCCCAGACCCGGCGCTTTCTGTTTGAAGCTGGTGCCAAGGCGGTGACGCGGGAACCCCGCAGTCCGGCCGGGTGGCTGCGGCTGCAAGGCGTCACGCGCAACAACCTGCAGCAGCTTGAGGTAGCGTTTCCACTGGGCGTATTTACCACCGTTACGGGCGTGTCGGGCTCGGGCAAGTCCAGCTTGGTAAGCCAGGTGCTGGTAGAGCTGGTAGCGGAGGAATTAGGAATGAAGAATCCTGAATCAGGCGTTGAAAATGAAGATTCCGATGAATATTCTTCATTCCTCACTTCCCTCTCTTCAGTAACCGAAGGTAAGATTGTAGGCGGCATGGAGCAGATTAAGCGGCTGGTGCGCGTGGACCAGAAGCCCATTGGCCGCACTCCGCGCTCCAACATGGCTACCTACACCGGCCTCTTCGACCACGTGCGCAAGCTGTTTGCCGCTACACCCGCCGCCCGTAAGCGCCGCTACGACGCCGGCCGTTTCTCCTTCAACGTGGCAAAAGGCCGCTGCGAAAACTGCCAGGGTGAAGGCTTCGTGATGGTGGAGCTGCTGTTCCTGCCCAGCGTGTACGCGCCCTGCCCCGTCTGCCACGGGGCGCGCTACAACGCCAAAACCCTGGAAATAACGTACCGCGACAAGAACATTGCCGAGGTGCTGGGCCTAACCGTGGACGACGCCTGGGCATTTTTCGAGGAAGAGCCCACCGTGCAGCGCGCCCTCACGGTGTTGCGCGAGGTAGGGCTGGGCTACTTGCGCCTGGGCCAGCCCGCCACGGAGCTGTCGGGCGGCGAGGCCCAGCGCATCAAGCTGGCCACCGAACTGCAACGAGCCCAGCGCGGCAACTCCCTCTACATCCTCGACGAGCCCACTACCGGCCTGCACCCCTCCGACGTGGAAAAGCTGCTCACCCAACTGGATGGCTTGGTGGAAGCCGGCAATACCGTCATCGTGGTGGAGCACGACATGCGCGTGGTTGCCGCCTCCGACTGGGTCCTGGACATCGGCCCCGGCGCCGGTGACGAGGGCGGTCAGGTAGTAGCCGCCGGTACGCCCACTGATGTTATTACGTCCAAGCAAAACCGTACTGCGCCGCATCTGGCTCGTTTTATCCAGGGTCGGACTTAG
- the msrB gene encoding peptide-methionine (R)-S-oxide reductase MsrB: MLRWIDVLKFAKYSNPEPPRRLELSEDQWQARLSFAQFRVMRQKATEPPYRNAYCRSYEPGVYACRGCGTLLFDSSTKYHAMSGWPSFTQPVARNLIRYAFDESHHMQRIEALCNICQAHLGHVFPDGPEPSGLRYCLNSESLERLPAAEPPLE; the protein is encoded by the coding sequence ATGCTCCGCTGGATAGACGTGCTTAAATTTGCCAAATACAGCAACCCCGAGCCCCCGCGCCGCTTGGAGCTGTCGGAGGACCAGTGGCAGGCCCGACTTAGTTTCGCCCAATTCCGGGTAATGCGCCAGAAAGCTACCGAGCCGCCCTACCGCAACGCCTACTGCCGCTCCTACGAGCCCGGCGTGTACGCCTGCCGGGGCTGCGGCACCCTACTCTTCGACTCCAGCACCAAGTACCACGCTATGTCGGGCTGGCCCAGCTTCACCCAGCCTGTGGCCCGCAACCTTATCCGCTACGCCTTCGACGAAAGCCACCACATGCAGCGCATCGAGGCCCTGTGCAACATCTGCCAGGCTCACCTGGGCCACGTCTTTCCGGATGGGCCCGAGCCAAGCGGGCTGCGCTACTGCCTGAACTCGGAGAGTCTGGAGCGGCTGCCAGCTGCTGAGCCGCCCCTGGAATAA
- a CDS encoding STAS/SEC14 domain-containing protein: MEYLYDTSSLSIGYDPDHQWLYVEWKGTHDATSAQTGGELVLQYLKQRPCHKMLNDNSQVTSGWEQGARWVGGQYYRMLAEEGMQFVAWVCPPHWSARKSMDTAMQFVTQPVVVLFDDVATAYAWLVRQA, translated from the coding sequence ATGGAGTATCTATACGACACCTCTTCACTTTCTATTGGCTACGACCCCGACCACCAGTGGCTGTACGTGGAGTGGAAAGGCACGCACGACGCTACCTCGGCGCAGACGGGCGGCGAGTTGGTGCTGCAGTACCTGAAACAGCGCCCGTGCCACAAAATGCTCAACGACAACAGCCAGGTAACCAGCGGCTGGGAACAGGGCGCCCGGTGGGTAGGCGGCCAGTACTACCGCATGCTGGCCGAAGAAGGCATGCAGTTCGTGGCCTGGGTGTGCCCGCCCCACTGGTCGGCGCGCAAATCCATGGATACGGCCATGCAGTTCGTTACCCAGCCCGTAGTGGTGCTCTTCGATGACGTGGCCACCGCCTACGCCTGGCTGGTGCGGCAGGCCTGA
- a CDS encoding leucine-rich repeat-containing protein kinase family protein, protein MHTLEQLRAGKLAGTTRLDLSEDLTEFPREIFDLADTLEILNLTSNRLSELPADFARLTQLRILFCSENQFTVVPEVLGQCPELSMVGFKANQIQVLPAAALPPKLRWLILTDNRLGELPPEIGRCHYLQKLMLAGNQLTHLPKTLANCTNLELLRLAANRFTSLPQWLLTMPRLTWLAFAGNPFSEPAEAAAEARNPMQGIDWENLQIEQQLGEGASGWIYRAQWQPAAAPAEAVAVKLFKGALTSDGLPGSEMVACMSAGVHPNLVAVKGKVAHHVDREGLVLELIDPAFRNLAGPPSFATCTRDVYAPNLHFSLEATLRLVRGIAGATAHLHARGILHGDLYAHNILYTPAGDSLLSDFGAACFFDPAETSTAPALQRLETRAFGCLLEELLARTEVPAAAAGTFQHLLALQQQCLQPEVAARPLLTEIQERLAHL, encoded by the coding sequence ATGCACACGCTTGAACAACTGCGCGCCGGAAAGCTGGCGGGTACTACCCGCCTCGATTTGTCGGAAGACTTAACGGAGTTTCCTCGGGAGATTTTTGACCTCGCCGACACGCTGGAAATTCTGAACCTAACCAGCAACCGCCTCTCGGAGCTGCCGGCGGATTTTGCCCGGTTAACTCAGCTGCGCATTCTGTTTTGCTCCGAAAACCAGTTTACCGTCGTGCCCGAGGTGCTGGGCCAGTGCCCGGAGCTGAGCATGGTCGGTTTCAAGGCCAACCAGATTCAGGTGCTGCCAGCCGCGGCCCTGCCGCCCAAGCTGCGCTGGCTGATTCTAACCGACAATCGGCTCGGCGAGCTGCCCCCGGAAATTGGCCGCTGCCACTACCTGCAGAAGCTGATGCTGGCCGGCAATCAGCTCACGCACCTGCCCAAAACCCTGGCCAACTGCACCAATCTAGAGTTACTACGCTTAGCAGCCAACCGCTTTACCAGCCTACCGCAGTGGCTGCTGACCATGCCCCGCCTGACCTGGCTGGCCTTTGCCGGCAACCCGTTCAGCGAGCCGGCTGAGGCTGCCGCCGAAGCCCGGAATCCTATGCAGGGCATCGATTGGGAAAACCTGCAGATTGAGCAGCAATTGGGCGAAGGCGCTTCCGGCTGGATTTACCGGGCCCAGTGGCAGCCGGCGGCCGCTCCCGCCGAGGCAGTAGCGGTAAAGCTGTTCAAAGGCGCCCTCACCAGCGACGGACTGCCCGGCAGCGAGATGGTAGCCTGCATGAGTGCGGGCGTGCATCCCAACCTGGTGGCGGTAAAAGGCAAAGTGGCCCATCATGTCGACAGGGAAGGGCTGGTGCTGGAGCTGATTGACCCGGCGTTCCGGAACCTGGCCGGCCCGCCCAGTTTTGCCACCTGCACCCGCGACGTGTACGCCCCCAACCTGCACTTTAGCCTGGAGGCTACCCTTCGCCTGGTCCGCGGTATTGCCGGGGCCACGGCCCACCTGCACGCCCGCGGCATCCTGCACGGCGACCTGTACGCCCACAACATCCTATACACTCCGGCCGGCGACTCCTTGCTGAGCGACTTTGGAGCGGCCTGCTTCTTCGACCCCGCCGAAACCAGCACCGCCCCAGCATTACAGCGCCTGGAAACCCGGGCGTTTGGGTGCTTGCTGGAAGAGCTGTTGGCCCGAACCGAGGTGCCCGCGGCGGCGGCCGGCACTTTCCAGCACTTGCTGGCTTTGCAGCAGCAGTGCTTGCAGCCCGAGGTAGCAGCCCGGCCTTTGCTCACCGAAATTCAGGAGCGGTTGGCGCACCTGTAG